The following are encoded in a window of Acidobacteriota bacterium genomic DNA:
- a CDS encoding tetratricopeptide repeat protein gives MADNDPAQGRLAELRERWEADRSSRIFLQLAEEYRRVGRTHEALAVLREGLEQHPNHLSAQVAMGRNFLDLGEPVQATTTFEEIVAKDPTHLVANKLLIEARLRCDDAEGAADRLAHYRQLNSGDPEIPDLEGRIHALLEQAAAVPEPDPVPRAASEPSPFGEIFADPDRRRYLRSLDEGGLFPVPKEYYEEPPPPAPAAAFSQVPEADSAPPEMAAVAVHGGDPVAESPPETDPAATATLGSLYLEQGHHREAGEIFEEVLRQEPESPRAREGLDRVEALGDPPLQATDFLVGTEDSEDPPRVSLLKAYLDRIRRRSKRHVS, from the coding sequence ATGGCTGACAACGATCCCGCGCAGGGGCGCCTCGCGGAGCTGCGAGAACGCTGGGAAGCCGACCGCTCTTCGCGCATCTTCCTGCAGCTCGCGGAAGAGTATCGCCGCGTCGGCCGCACCCACGAGGCGCTGGCGGTGCTGCGCGAAGGTCTCGAGCAACACCCCAACCACCTCTCGGCCCAAGTCGCCATGGGGCGCAACTTCCTCGATCTCGGGGAACCGGTGCAAGCGACCACCACCTTCGAGGAAATCGTCGCCAAGGATCCCACCCACCTGGTCGCCAACAAGCTTTTGATCGAGGCTCGCCTGCGGTGCGACGACGCCGAAGGCGCCGCCGATCGTCTGGCCCACTATCGCCAGCTCAACAGCGGCGATCCGGAAATTCCCGATCTCGAGGGCCGGATTCACGCCCTGCTCGAGCAGGCGGCGGCGGTCCCCGAGCCGGATCCTGTTCCGCGGGCAGCGAGTGAACCCTCTCCCTTCGGGGAGATCTTCGCCGACCCCGATCGCCGCCGATATCTGCGCTCCCTCGACGAAGGAGGGCTGTTTCCAGTCCCCAAGGAGTACTACGAGGAGCCGCCACCTCCCGCCCCTGCGGCCGCTTTCTCGCAAGTGCCGGAAGCGGACTCGGCACCGCCCGAGATGGCGGCCGTTGCGGTCCACGGCGGCGATCCCGTGGCGGAGTCGCCGCCGGAAACCGATCCGGCGGCGACCGCGACCCTGGGCAGCCTCTACCTCGAGCAGGGGCACCATCGCGAAGCCGGCGAGATCTTCGAGGAAGTGCTGCGCCAGGAGCCCGAGAGCCCGCGGGCGCGGGAAGGGCTCGATCGTGTCGAGGCCCTGGGCGATCCGCCGCTGCAGGCAACCGACTTCCTGGTGGGGACGGAAGATTCCGAAGATCCGCCCCGGGTCAGCCTTCTGAAAGCCTACTTGGACCGAATTCGGCGGCGGAGCAAGCGTCATGTTTCTTGA
- a CDS encoding PKD domain-containing protein: MSLKRIFGVSLCLLTILLTMAACDSASPVAPAGTTLSITVGQSRISINGSTTVRVTALRSNGTPVNPGTQIRLSTTLGTIDGIITTDADGVALGTLRGDGRIGMATVSASVGTTEAATVDVEIGEAAANVSLQANPSSIAETGDRIELLALVRNADGQPLRNGDSLVNFTADLGSLSSGGIFLDTDSDGVARDTLRVSESDISTLSGDSFSVGAQAGGAGAPASVTISIQRPPDAEFSFVVSGLTVAFTDESTNNPTRWRWDFGNGQSSTLQNPTFVFSSAGEKLVTLEVENAIGIDQISKAVQITN; encoded by the coding sequence ATGAGCCTGAAACGGATCTTTGGGGTTTCCCTCTGCCTGTTGACCATCCTGCTGACGATGGCGGCCTGCGACAGCGCGTCGCCGGTCGCTCCGGCGGGCACCACTCTGTCCATCACCGTCGGTCAGAGTCGGATCTCCATCAACGGTTCGACCACCGTGCGCGTCACGGCCCTGCGTTCCAATGGAACACCGGTCAACCCGGGAACTCAGATCCGCCTGAGCACGACGCTGGGAACCATCGACGGCATCATCACCACCGATGCCGACGGCGTCGCCCTCGGAACCTTGCGGGGCGACGGTCGCATCGGCATGGCGACGGTGAGTGCCTCCGTCGGCACCACCGAAGCGGCCACCGTCGATGTCGAAATCGGCGAGGCGGCCGCCAACGTCAGCCTGCAGGCGAACCCTTCGTCGATCGCCGAGACCGGTGACCGCATCGAGCTGCTGGCGTTGGTGCGCAATGCCGACGGCCAGCCCTTGCGCAACGGTGACTCGCTGGTCAATTTCACCGCCGATCTGGGCAGCTTGTCGTCGGGGGGCATCTTCCTCGACACCGACTCGGACGGCGTCGCCCGCGACACCTTGCGGGTCTCCGAGAGCGACATCAGCACCCTCTCCGGCGACTCCTTCAGTGTCGGCGCCCAGGCCGGTGGCGCCGGGGCGCCGGCTTCCGTGACGATCAGCATTCAGCGGCCGCCCGATGCCGAGTTCAGCTTCGTGGTCAGCGGCCTGACGGTGGCCTTCACGGACGAGTCGACCAACAACCCGACGCGTTGGCGTTGGGACTTCGGCAACGGTCAGTCGAGCACCTTGCAGAACCCGACCTTCGTGTTCAGCTCGGCGGGCGAGAAGCTGGTCACCCTGGAGGTCGAGAACGCCATCGGCATCGACCAGATCTCGAAGGCGGTGCAGATCACCAACTAG
- a CDS encoding IPT/TIG domain-containing protein has protein sequence MNVRTTTILRFALLAIVGLCVLMLPGCSSDSSSEPAPTGGGGAGGGGGGGSNFTVTVTASPTILPAGGTDPSLIQVQVRQANGAPPANGTTVVVTTTLGSLGTPGGQNSVALSLTNGNGAIQLFPGTSAGLASVQAQIQGSVGVARVEFREAETFFVSFIDPGVGLPAGGDTVTVNGGGFVAPVRVTFGGINAQVLSVSSNRIRVVTPPSPNPGNAQAVVNIVVTIGLNTPDQATDNLSGGFTYSPGGETEIPTVFSVTPSTGPNEGGTLVTLAGSGFQAPLQVVFGQGGSPDAFTGQEAEIRSVSPTRLEVLTPAATGFGQNNQNASVDVLVRNLDSGLASIRPSSFRYGSEVLITSVGPGSTPYFGGDLVTVFGQGFDAPVAVGLAGFAQSVRSVTGTEIVVETSAIVTDTCDDVSGGASVTNIETGDNAEINQPIFTYLVELFSPVATFLDPTFGPQGGGTLVTIRGANLRDLLVTLGERPAEIISVNADFSEIEVRTPFLPTELLGEEACDDNNDGTAGTRYVPTAVDLQVVNRATTCQFSFPDAFVYNPSNSSCRGDTAPPPPPSN, from the coding sequence ATGAACGTGCGTACGACTACCATCCTTCGATTCGCCCTGCTGGCGATCGTCGGCCTCTGCGTCCTGATGCTGCCGGGCTGCTCGAGCGATTCGTCGAGTGAGCCGGCGCCCACCGGTGGTGGTGGAGCCGGCGGCGGTGGAGGTGGCGGCAGCAACTTCACCGTCACCGTGACGGCCTCGCCGACGATTCTGCCGGCTGGCGGGACTGATCCGTCTCTCATCCAGGTGCAGGTGCGCCAGGCCAACGGCGCGCCGCCGGCCAACGGCACCACGGTGGTGGTGACCACCACCCTGGGCAGCCTCGGTACTCCCGGTGGACAGAACTCCGTCGCCCTCAGCCTGACCAACGGCAACGGCGCCATCCAGCTCTTCCCCGGCACCAGTGCCGGTCTGGCCTCGGTGCAGGCCCAGATTCAGGGCAGCGTCGGGGTGGCGCGGGTCGAGTTCCGCGAGGCCGAGACCTTCTTCGTCTCCTTCATCGACCCTGGCGTCGGTCTGCCCGCGGGAGGTGACACGGTCACCGTCAACGGTGGTGGCTTCGTCGCTCCGGTGCGGGTGACCTTCGGAGGCATCAACGCGCAGGTGCTGTCGGTGTCCTCGAATCGGATTCGGGTGGTGACGCCGCCATCGCCGAACCCGGGGAACGCCCAGGCGGTGGTCAACATCGTGGTGACCATCGGTCTCAACACGCCGGACCAGGCCACCGACAACCTGTCCGGCGGATTCACCTACTCGCCGGGTGGCGAGACCGAGATCCCGACGGTCTTCTCGGTCACCCCGTCGACGGGTCCGAACGAAGGCGGCACCCTGGTGACCCTGGCGGGCTCCGGATTCCAGGCGCCCCTGCAGGTGGTCTTCGGGCAGGGTGGCTCGCCCGACGCCTTCACCGGTCAGGAAGCCGAGATTCGCTCCGTCTCGCCCACCCGCCTGGAAGTCTTGACGCCGGCCGCGACGGGCTTCGGCCAGAACAACCAGAACGCTTCGGTGGATGTGCTGGTGCGCAACCTCGATAGCGGGCTGGCGTCGATTCGGCCCTCCTCTTTCCGCTACGGCTCGGAGGTTCTGATCACCTCCGTCGGACCGGGCTCGACGCCCTATTTCGGAGGCGATCTGGTCACCGTCTTCGGCCAGGGCTTCGATGCGCCGGTGGCCGTCGGACTGGCCGGCTTCGCCCAGAGCGTCCGCTCCGTGACCGGTACCGAGATCGTCGTCGAGACCAGCGCCATCGTCACCGACACCTGTGACGATGTTTCCGGTGGTGCGTCGGTGACGAATATCGAAACCGGTGACAACGCCGAGATCAACCAGCCGATCTTCACCTACCTGGTGGAGCTGTTCTCACCGGTTGCGACCTTCCTGGATCCGACCTTCGGCCCGCAGGGCGGAGGCACCCTCGTGACCATTCGGGGCGCCAATCTGCGGGACCTCCTGGTGACCCTCGGCGAGCGGCCGGCGGAGATCATTTCGGTCAACGCTGACTTCAGCGAGATCGAGGTGCGGACGCCGTTCCTGCCGACGGAGCTCCTCGGCGAGGAGGCCTGTGACGACAACAACGACGGCACCGCCGGCACGCGTTACGTGCCCACGGCGGTCGATCTGCAGGTGGTCAACCGAGCGACGACCTGCCAGTTCAGCTTCCCGGACGCCTTCGTCTACAACCCCAGCAACTCCAGTTGCCGGGGAGACACGGCTCCGCCTCCGCCGCCCTCGAACTGA